Proteins from a genomic interval of Amycolatopsis sp. cg13:
- a CDS encoding succinate dehydrogenase iron-sulfur subunit gives MTTATPEAPSAKASDEHTPIQVTLKILRFNPEVDQEPHWESYDVPAQPTDRVLNLLFYVKDYIDGTFSFRRSCAHGVCGSDAMQINGINRLACKVLLKDLLEKNGKKTEITIAPIKGLTTLKDLYVDMDPFFEAYRAIKPYLITYGNEPTRERIQSQADRNRFDDTTKCILCACCTSSCPVYWNDGSYFGPAAIVNAHRFIFDSRDEGAEERLDILNDGEGVWRCRTTFNCTDACPRGIQVTKAIQEVKRALLFKRV, from the coding sequence ATGACGACGGCCACCCCAGAGGCGCCCTCCGCCAAGGCGTCCGACGAGCACACGCCGATCCAGGTCACGCTGAAGATCCTGCGGTTCAACCCGGAGGTCGACCAGGAGCCGCACTGGGAGTCCTACGACGTCCCTGCGCAGCCGACCGACCGCGTGCTGAACCTGCTGTTCTACGTGAAGGACTACATCGACGGCACGTTCTCCTTCCGCCGCTCGTGCGCGCACGGCGTGTGCGGTTCGGACGCGATGCAGATCAACGGGATCAACCGGTTGGCCTGCAAGGTGCTGCTGAAGGACCTGCTCGAGAAGAACGGCAAGAAGACCGAGATCACCATCGCCCCGATCAAGGGCCTGACGACGTTGAAGGACCTCTACGTCGACATGGACCCGTTCTTCGAGGCGTACCGGGCGATCAAGCCGTACCTGATCACCTACGGCAACGAGCCGACCCGCGAGCGGATCCAGTCCCAGGCCGACCGCAACCGCTTCGACGACACCACCAAGTGCATCCTGTGCGCCTGCTGCACGTCGTCCTGCCCGGTCTACTGGAACGACGGCTCGTACTTCGGCCCGGCGGCGATCGTGAACGCCCACCGCTTCATCTTCGACTCCCGCGACGAGGGTGCCGAAGAGCGGCTGGACATCCTGAACGACGGCGAAGGCGTGTGGCGCTGCCGCACGACGTTCAACTGCACCGACGCCTGCCCGCGCGGGATCCAGGTGACGAAGGCGATTCAGGAAGTGAAGCGGGCGCTGCTTTTCAAGCGCGTCTGA
- a CDS encoding S8 family serine peptidase produces MSRLRRLLVPIAVAGVAAGAVAVPASAAPAPSCDTTSAQYSYVVLYQPGEKQRSVDAELSAKCGKRIAYYPEIGVAVASSRNADFADRLGVKRAYSAGKDVAAKAAARAGLRSAIGMLEQTESIAAGDDLSTQQWDMRAIHAPEANKINPGSRSVTVGVLDSGIDAKHPALAHAVDAQASTGCVTGAPDASSWTPTNSDHGTHVAGTIAGKDVKRGFTGIAPGVRLASVKVVNDDGYIFPEAAVCGFVWAGQHGFQVTNNSYYIDPGMFYCRNEAGDAAAYEAVRRAVTYSTQRGTLNIAAAGNSGFDVRTQTVDPNRPHKIDSSCGILPKAIDGVVTVSAVGYAGTKAYYSNYGSVTVTAPGGDSGQKPPAGEGAGCPLSTVFNGAYGTKCGTSMASPHAAGVAALLASTHRNAPPRALTALLTAEADPVACDVSACEGPKQNNSYYGRGLVNALDAVH; encoded by the coding sequence ATGTCCCGTTTACGTCGATTGCTCGTCCCGATCGCGGTGGCCGGGGTCGCCGCCGGAGCGGTGGCCGTGCCCGCGTCCGCCGCGCCCGCGCCGTCGTGTGACACCACCAGCGCCCAGTACAGCTACGTCGTGCTGTACCAACCGGGCGAGAAGCAACGTTCGGTCGACGCGGAGCTGAGCGCCAAGTGCGGCAAGCGGATCGCGTACTACCCGGAGATCGGCGTCGCGGTCGCCAGCTCGCGCAACGCGGACTTCGCCGACCGGCTCGGAGTGAAGCGGGCCTACTCGGCGGGCAAGGACGTCGCCGCGAAGGCCGCCGCCCGCGCCGGATTGCGCTCGGCGATCGGAATGCTGGAGCAGACCGAGAGCATCGCCGCCGGTGACGATTTGTCGACACAGCAGTGGGACATGCGCGCGATCCACGCTCCCGAGGCGAACAAGATCAACCCGGGTTCGCGGTCGGTCACCGTCGGCGTGCTGGATTCCGGAATCGACGCCAAGCACCCCGCGCTCGCGCATGCGGTAGACGCGCAGGCTTCAACCGGCTGTGTCACCGGCGCACCGGACGCGTCCTCGTGGACGCCGACGAACTCCGATCACGGCACGCACGTCGCGGGCACCATCGCGGGCAAGGACGTTAAGCGCGGCTTCACCGGCATCGCGCCGGGCGTGCGCTTGGCCTCGGTGAAGGTGGTGAACGACGACGGCTACATCTTCCCGGAGGCGGCCGTCTGCGGCTTCGTTTGGGCCGGACAGCACGGTTTCCAGGTGACGAACAACAGCTACTACATCGACCCCGGGATGTTCTACTGCCGCAACGAAGCGGGCGACGCTGCCGCGTACGAGGCCGTACGGCGCGCTGTCACTTACTCGACGCAGCGCGGGACTCTCAACATCGCTGCAGCGGGCAACTCCGGCTTCGATGTGCGTACGCAGACTGTGGACCCGAACCGTCCACACAAGATTGACTCTTCGTGCGGCATCCTGCCGAAGGCGATCGACGGTGTGGTGACGGTGTCTGCGGTTGGTTACGCGGGTACGAAGGCTTACTACTCCAACTACGGCTCGGTCACGGTCACCGCGCCGGGCGGGGATTCGGGACAGAAGCCGCCGGCCGGGGAAGGCGCGGGCTGCCCGCTGTCGACGGTCTTCAATGGCGCTTACGGCACCAAGTGCGGCACGTCGATGGCTTCCCCGCATGCGGCCGGGGTTGCGGCTTTGCTGGCTTCCACGCATCGGAATGCACCGCCGCGCGCTTTGACGGCTTTGCTTACCGCGGAGGCGGATCCGGTGGCTTGCGATGTTTCGGCGTGTGAAGGGCCGAAGCAGAACAACTCGTATTACGGGCGCGGTTTGGTGAACGCGCTGGACGCAGTTCACTGA
- a CDS encoding SCO4848 family membrane protein: MRISRGTAMALFAFGIWSWIIWITFAKNLWASNQSWAADGSPTGYFIVHAILTVVSFVLGTAIGVLGWRGIRATSKERANT, from the coding sequence ATGCGCATTTCACGAGGTACAGCGATGGCCTTGTTCGCTTTCGGCATCTGGTCCTGGATCATTTGGATCACGTTCGCGAAGAATCTGTGGGCCAGCAACCAGTCCTGGGCGGCCGACGGTTCACCCACTGGGTACTTCATCGTGCACGCGATCCTGACGGTGGTCTCGTTCGTGCTCGGCACCGCCATCGGGGTGCTCGGCTGGCGCGGCATCCGGGCGACGTCGAAGGAACGCGCGAACACCTGA
- the yhjD gene encoding inner membrane protein YhjD, protein MAKETGDKEKLLPRLRRKYPWLDHLIRANDSFNENYGNHYAAAITYFSVLSVFPIFMVAFAVVGMVLGHNTAVIDQITHGIDSSVPEGLRGLVKQITDAALKSGSGIGIFGLLLAAYSGIGWMANLRDALTAQWGQEKKTEPFVSKTIKDLLSLLGLGLALVVSFALTAAGSGLGELLLKLVGLEGQGWAKFLLHVATIVLSLVANALVFLWVIARLPREHVALRSAVKGALIAAVGFVVLQQVATVYLASVTKSPSAAIFGPVIGLLVFANLVSRFLLLVTAWTATARENQRRVVQPPAPVLLEPRVTVQHGLGLGSVAGAFSAGALLAWLGRRKS, encoded by the coding sequence GTGGCGAAAGAGACCGGTGACAAGGAAAAGCTGCTGCCCCGGCTGCGGCGGAAGTACCCGTGGCTGGATCACCTGATCCGCGCCAACGACTCCTTCAACGAAAACTACGGCAACCATTACGCGGCGGCGATCACCTACTTCAGCGTGCTGTCGGTGTTCCCGATCTTCATGGTGGCGTTCGCGGTCGTCGGCATGGTGCTCGGGCACAACACCGCGGTGATCGACCAGATCACGCACGGGATCGACAGCTCGGTGCCGGAGGGGCTGCGCGGCCTGGTCAAGCAGATCACCGACGCGGCGCTGAAGTCCGGCAGCGGCATCGGGATCTTCGGGCTGCTGCTGGCGGCTTACTCCGGCATCGGCTGGATGGCCAACCTCCGCGACGCGCTCACCGCGCAGTGGGGCCAGGAGAAGAAGACGGAACCGTTCGTCAGCAAGACGATCAAGGACCTGCTGTCGCTGCTCGGGCTCGGGCTGGCGCTGGTCGTGTCGTTCGCGCTCACCGCGGCGGGCAGCGGTCTCGGCGAACTGCTGCTGAAGCTGGTCGGGCTGGAAGGCCAGGGGTGGGCGAAGTTCCTGCTGCACGTCGCGACGATCGTGCTCAGCCTGGTCGCCAACGCGCTGGTTTTCCTGTGGGTGATCGCGCGGCTGCCGCGGGAGCACGTCGCGCTGCGGAGCGCGGTCAAGGGCGCGCTCATCGCCGCGGTCGGATTCGTGGTCTTGCAGCAGGTCGCGACGGTCTACCTGGCGAGCGTCACGAAGTCCCCGTCGGCGGCGATCTTCGGGCCGGTGATCGGGTTGCTGGTGTTCGCGAACCTGGTGTCGCGGTTCCTGCTGCTGGTGACGGCGTGGACGGCGACTGCGCGGGAGAACCAGCGGCGCGTGGTGCAGCCGCCCGCTCCGGTGTTGCTGGAGCCGCGGGTGACGGTGCAGCACGGGCTGGGGCTCGGCTCGGTGGCGGGCGCGTTCAGCGCGGGTGCGCTGCTGGCCTGGCTAGGCAGGCGGAAGAGCTGA
- a CDS encoding D-alanyl-D-alanine carboxypeptidase family protein, with protein MHPAFARSLRAFAAPLAAALVAVAAPVALAAPASAEQCTEHAAPPAPVDTSEKPKPGQTVPPPLPMPAQPVGGDRLGGCGPILPPGAPALPPGDTSASWVLQDLDTGAVVAAKDPHARERPASLIKTLLALVVVTEMKPEQIIVPTKEDAEQECTCVGITAGGHYTVDQLLHGLLMHSGNDVAHAFATALGGADAAVAKMNALAARIGATDTRAATPSGLDGPGMSTSAYDLSLVFHYAMKQPEFAKVVATKNFTIPAIDGKPPIPVFNDNKLLGVYPGFLGGKTGFTDDARHTYVGGAARDGHRLAIVMMRAEQRPTKVVDQAAKLLDYGFALEKNGAQPVGQIAYQSLSADSAPMSDKQVTPAGATTASAQKPDPFGTTGWILTVVVLVIIVAGFVISYQRKRNARA; from the coding sequence GTGCACCCTGCTTTCGCCCGGTCGCTGCGAGCATTCGCCGCGCCACTCGCCGCAGCCCTCGTAGCCGTCGCCGCGCCTGTCGCCCTCGCCGCCCCGGCGTCGGCGGAGCAATGCACCGAGCACGCCGCGCCGCCGGCCCCGGTGGACACCTCGGAGAAGCCGAAGCCGGGCCAGACCGTCCCGCCGCCGCTTCCGATGCCCGCCCAGCCGGTCGGCGGCGACCGTCTTGGCGGCTGCGGCCCGATCCTCCCGCCGGGCGCGCCCGCGCTGCCCCCTGGCGATACCTCGGCGTCGTGGGTCCTGCAGGACCTCGACACCGGCGCGGTCGTCGCGGCGAAGGATCCGCACGCGCGGGAGCGGCCCGCGTCGCTGATCAAGACGCTGCTGGCGCTCGTGGTGGTCACCGAGATGAAGCCCGAGCAGATCATCGTGCCGACCAAGGAGGACGCCGAGCAGGAGTGCACCTGCGTCGGCATCACCGCGGGCGGGCACTACACGGTTGACCAGCTGCTGCACGGCCTGCTGATGCACTCGGGCAACGACGTGGCGCACGCCTTCGCGACCGCGCTGGGCGGCGCCGACGCGGCGGTCGCGAAGATGAACGCGCTCGCCGCCCGCATCGGCGCGACCGACACCCGCGCGGCGACCCCGTCCGGCCTCGACGGACCGGGCATGTCGACCTCGGCGTACGACCTGAGCCTCGTCTTCCACTACGCGATGAAGCAGCCGGAATTCGCCAAGGTGGTGGCGACGAAGAATTTCACGATCCCGGCGATTGACGGGAAGCCGCCGATTCCGGTGTTCAACGACAACAAGCTGCTCGGCGTGTATCCCGGTTTCCTCGGCGGGAAAACGGGCTTCACCGACGACGCGCGGCACACGTACGTCGGCGGCGCGGCGCGCGACGGCCACCGCCTCGCGATCGTGATGATGCGCGCCGAACAGCGGCCGACGAAGGTGGTCGACCAGGCGGCGAAACTGCTCGACTACGGCTTCGCGCTGGAGAAGAACGGCGCGCAGCCGGTCGGCCAGATCGCCTACCAGTCGTTGAGCGCCGACTCCGCCCCGATGTCCGACAAGCAGGTCACCCCCGCTGGCGCGACGACCGCGTCCGCGCAGAAGCCGGACCCGTTCGGGACGACCGGCTGGATCCTGACCGTGGTCGTGCTGGTGATCATCGTGGCCGGGTTCGTCATCAGCTATCAGCGGAAGCGCAACGCGCGCGCATAA